The Diospyros lotus cultivar Yz01 chromosome 15, ASM1463336v1, whole genome shotgun sequence genome has a window encoding:
- the LOC127791819 gene encoding 60S ribosomal protein L27-2 translates to MVKFLKTNKAVIVLQGRFAGRKAVIVRSFDEGTRDRAYGHCLVAGIAKYPKKVIRKDSAKKTAKKSRVKAFIKLINYNHIMPTRYTLDVDLKDIVTVDALQSRDKKVTAAKEVKARLEERFKTGKNRWFFSKLRF, encoded by the coding sequence ATGGTGAAGTTCTTGAAGACAAACAAGGCGGTGATCGTCCTCCAAGGCCGATTCGCCGGCCGGAAGGCCGTCATCGTGCGGTCGTTCGATGAGGGCACTCGCGATCGCGCCTATGGCCACTGCCTCGTCGCCGGCATCGCCAAATACCCTAAGAAGGTGATTCGCAAGGACTCGGCCAAGAAGACGGCCAAGAAGTCTCGCGTCAAGGCGTTCATCAAGCTCATCAATTACAACCACATCATGCCTACTCGCTACACTCTCGACGTCGATCTCAAGGACATTGTCACAGTCGACGCCCTCCAGTCCCGCGACAAGAAGGTCACCGCCGCCAAGGAGGTCAAGGCTCGCCTCGAGGAGCGGTTCAAGACCGGCAAGAACCGATGGTTCTTCTCCAAGCTCCGGTTCTGA